The Microlunatus soli genome contains the following window.
ATCTCAACGACTCCTTCACCTACACCGTGCCGATCGGCCTGAACATGTTCATCCAGGGGCTCGGTCAGTCCTCCTACGGTCAGATGCTGGCGATGTCGGTGGTATCGCTGGCACCGGTGATCATCTTCTTCCTGCTCTTCCAGCGCCAATTACTGAACGGCATCGCGACCACCGGGATGAAGGGATGAGACGAATCGGTCGGGTGACGCCACGGACTCAGTCGGCGAAGTCGGCCAGCAGTCGGTCCACGGCAGCCTGTGCCGCCGCTGCGCAGCGACGGGTCAGATGCTGCCAGTCCTCGGCAGGCGCGCCGCGTGACTCCAGCTCCGCCGCATCGGCGAGGAATCGGTCCTGCAACGGGTCGAGGATCTCGCGTACGCGTGGTTGCCGGTCGGCATACCGGGTCCCGTCCGGGTTGCCGCAGACGGCTTCCAGCAGCAGGGCGAAGGTCCACCAGTAGGACCCGGGTGCCGGACCGTCGACCGAGGCTAGCTCCGGATTCGGGCCGGTCCCGGAGGCCGATCCGGCCGTGCCGAGCGCCGGCGGCGGATCGGTGCCGACCGCGATCGGCAGGTAGACACTCGTGCACGGCGTCGTCGGCGCCCACCACCAATAGGGCGTCGGCGCACCCGGCACGGCGATCACCGAGGCTGCCGTGTTGCCCCAGGTGAACCCGGCCGGACTGTCATGCATGCAGAGCGTGAGGAAATCCGGCCGCGCAGCATTGAAGGCCGGACCGTCGAGGAAGCTGCCCTCGTAGTGGTCGGCGAGCACGCTGTGGGCAGTCTCCCAGTCGACGCCTCCGGCGGTCATTCCGTCGGCCAGCAACTGCCGGGACCGTTGCAGCCGGATCTGCGAGAGCTGCAACGGCGTGCCCGGATCGGTGACCGCTTCGGCGAAGTCCCAAACATCCGGGCCCGCGCAGTCCTGGACCGAACTGTCGGCCCGATCTCGGCCGGGCCACCCGAGGGACTCGGCCCGCTCGATCAACCCGTCGGCCAGCCGGCTCCAGTCGGTCCGGATGGTCGGCTGATTGGACAGTGCCGCGATGCCGGTCTCAACCCGGCGGATCGCCCAGTCCCGACCACTGGTCTCCAGCAGGAACGCCCGGTCGGCATCGGCCACGACGTAGGAGTTGTCGTAGGCAGCGGCGGCGCGGTCGGTTGAGATCGTGCCGGCCGCCCACTGGCCGTATCGGCGCAACAGTCCGATGATCACCTCGACGGCCTCCTCGGCAGAACCGCCGCGCTCCAGCCCGAGCCGCAGCAGTTCCATCCCGAGCAGGCCAGGGGACGGGCGCGTGACGCCGGTGGCGATCGCCGTTCGATCTGCCTGTGCGGTCGAGGCCAGGTCCCGGGTGAACAGCGCCTCGTTGCCGATCACGACACCGCGGCTGTTCAGCCCGATCTCGTGACCCCAACACCAGTACGGCCCGGACCCGAGGTGCTCGAAGGTCGGCACGGCGTCGTCGATCCGACAGTAGGCGAGCTGCAACACGCCGTTGCCCTGTCGGGCCGGGAATCGTCGTACCGGTTGGGTTTCGCGAGCCGGCCGATCACTGTTCTTGCCGAACAGCAGACGCCCGTCCCGGGTCGCGTCGGGTAGTGCGACGAAGGTGTCGCAACTCCACGGTCGGCGCGCCGGGTCCGGGTCCGGCGATTCGGGAACCGTCCTGTGCTCCGACATCAGACTGCCCGCGATCTGCTACTCGAGATAACGCTGATCGGGCTTGACGGTCAGCACCGGGCAACCGGCGTCCATCAGGATCGCCTGTGCGGTGCTGCCGGTGATCATCTTGCCGACCGGACTGCGTCGCCGCAGGCCGATCACGATCAGACCGGCGTCGGTCTGTCGGGCCGCGTCCAGGATGACGTCGGCTGCCGAGTCACTGCCGGCCGCCTGCCGCACCTCATGATCGACTCCGGCGTCGTTCAGCTCGGTGTCGATCGCGTCCAGGTCCTGGGAGGAGGCGAAATGCGCGGTGGCGTTGTTGCCGTGATGGCCGGTGTTGACCACCACCAGCCGATGTCCGAGCCCGGCGGCCAGTTCGCGGGCGTGTTCGAAGGCCGCGGTGCCCTCCGGCGTCGGGATGTATCCGACAACGATGTTCATGATCATCAACCTCGCTGGTGCCACTCGTCGGGGGACAGGGTCTTGGCGCCGGTCATGATCGCGACGGCGTCCTCCATGCTGTGCGACTGGGGAGTGATCACTCCGGCCATCCCGCCGAGTCGTTGGATGTGGATCCGGTCGGCGGTCTCGAAGACGTTCGGCATGTTGTGGCTGATCAGGATCACCCCGAGGCCGCGGTCCCGCAGGTCGCGGACCAGCTTCAGCACCTGGCCCGTCTCCCGGACGCCCAGCGCGGCCGTCGGCTCGTCCAGGATCACCACCTTGCTGCCGAACGCTCCGGCCCGGGCGACGGCGACGACCTGGCGCTGTCCGCCGGACAGCGTCTCCACGGCCTGGTCGATGTTCTGCAGGGTGGTGATCCCGAGCTCGGAGATGAACTGCTTGGCCTGTTCCCGCATCGCCGGCTTGTCCACCATCCGCAGCACCGATCCGAGCACACCACGGCGCCGGATCTCCCGGCCCAGGAACATGTTGCTGGCGATGTCGAGTGCCGGAGCGACGGCAAGATTCTGATAGACCGTCTCGACACCAGCCTCACGGGCGTCCTGGGTGCTGCCGAAGCTGACCGTGCGGTCGTCGATCCGGATCGTCCCCTGATCCGGCGTCAATGCCCCGGACAGGCATTTGATCAAGGTCGACTTGCCGGCGCCGTTGTCGCCGATCACTGCCAGCACCTCGCCGGGGTAGAGGTCGACGTCGACGCCGCGCAGCCCGACCACCCGGCCGAACAGCTTCACCAGGCCACGAGCCTGCAGCACCGGTTCGTCGCCGGCAACCTCCGCGGCATGCTGCGGTTTGGTCTCTGTGGTCATCAGCCCCGCACCCTTCTGATCCATTGATCGATCGCCACCGCCAGGATGACCAGGATGCCGGTGGCCAGCACCTGGTAGTTCGGGTCGACGCCGGCCAACGCCAGACCACTGTTGAACGTCTGCACGATCAACGCTCCGATCAGGGTGCCGACCACCGAGCCACGCCCGCCGAACAGGCTGGTGCCGCCGATCACCACGGCAGTGATCGACAACAGGTTGTAGTTCAGACCGGCGTTCGGGTCCGCGCCGCCGACCCGGCCACAGACGATCCAGGCCGCGATGCCGACACAGACACCGGCGACGACGTAGGCGCTGAACAGCAGTTTGCGGGTCGAGATGCCGGCCAGTTGGGCCGCCTCGCGATCGTCACCGGTGGCGTACAGGTGACGACCCCAGGCGGAGTTGCGGAGCACGAAGCCGAGGATCAAGAAGACCGCCAGCATCAAGATCACGCCCCAGGTCACACTCACCGGACCGATCGTGAAACTCGACCCGGTGATCAACAGGAACGCATCCGGATCCAGTGACACCGTCTGGCCCTGGGCGTACAGCAGGGAGAGCGCGGTAAAGATCGAGAAGGTGCCGAGGGTGACGATGAACGGCGGCAGGTTGATCCGGGTGACCAGGAAACCATTCAGCAGGCCGGTCAGGATGGCTACCGCGATCCCGATCAGCAAGGCGAGGATCCCCGGCGTCCCGCTGAAGCTCAGCTTGGCCATCACCAGTGAGGCCAACACCATTGCCATCCCGATCGACAGGTCGACGCCGGCCGTCAGGATGATCAAGGTCTGGCCGGCGGCCAAGGTGCCGACCACCGCCATCTGTTGGACCAGCAGTGACAGCGCCTCCGGGCGGAGGAAGCCCTGGGAGACGATTCCGAAGACGATGATCGCCACGATCAACACGATCAACGGACTGAGCGCAGGGTTGCCGTGCAACAGATGTTGGACGCGTTCCAGCGGACTTCGCCGTCGGCTCAGCAGGTCCTCGACGCTGGCCGGATTGCTCACCTCGGTAGTCATCGCATTCCTTTCACCAGCAGATCTCACCAGCAGATTTTGGAGGCCTCGTCGGGCGTCTGGCTCTTCACGCCGGGCACCGGATCGGCGGTGGCCAACGCGGTCCCGGTGTCGTAGAAGTCCTTGCCCTTGGTCTTGGCCGGCGGTGCGCCGCCCCGGGCGATCTTGGCGATCGCGTCCACCCCGAGCTCGGCCATCTTGCCCGGATACTGGGTGGCGTCGGCGTCGAAGACACCACTGCGGACCAGGTCGATGCCGTCACAGCTTCCGTCGATCACGACCAGCATCACGTCCTTCTCCTTGCCGGCCGCCTTGAGCGCGGCGTAGGCGCCCTGGCCGGCAGGCTCGTTCATCGCATAGACCACGTTGATGTCGGAGTTGGCCGACAGGCATTGCTCCATCGCCTGCCGGCCGCCGTCGATGGCGCCGGTCGTCGGCCGGTGGCAGGCGATCTGATACTGCCCGCCCTTGCCTCCGGTGTACTTGCCCTTCTTGGGTTCCAGTCCGTTCTGTTTGCTGCGGTCGTTGGGGATGCCCATGCCGTCCAGGAAGCCGTGATCACGTTCGGTGTCGACCGCCACCACCTGGTCGTTGTAGAGGTCGAGCATCGCGATCGTCGCCTTCTTGCCGTTCAGCTTGGCCGCGGCGTACTTGCCGATCAGCTGCCCGGCCTGATGGTTGTCGGTGGCGAACGTGTTGTCCGCGGTCTCCACCGGCGTCAGCGGGGTGTCCAGGGCACTGACGTACAGTCCGGACTCCTTCGCCTGCCGCAACGCGGCGTTGATCGAGTTGCCGTTGCTGGTGACCAGGATTCCTTTGTCGCCGCGCGCGATCGCGGTGTAGATCTGGTTGATCTGGTTCTGGGTGTCGCCGTCCTGGGTGCCGGCCGCGACCGACAGCTTGACGCCCTGCCGATGTGCTTCCTCCAGCGCCGCCTTCTTCATGGCCACGAAGTAGGGGTTGGTCTGGGTCTTCAAGATCAACGAGACACCCGGGCGTTTGTCCGCAGCGCCGCAGGCGGCGAGCAGGCAGCAGACCAATCCCGCCGCGATCGCGGCCAGCAGCCGAGGTCGGGCCGCGGACCGCCCGGCCGGTCGGTGCGGCCGCGTCGTCGCGCTCCGCCGATGCGACCGCCACTGCGGTGTCGCCATAGGCCTCCGATCATCGATGAACGGGTGCGAGTCGTGCAGGTCGTGCGGATCACGACGTCCTCAGTCGTATCCCCGACGGACCCCGGCGTCAAGCGCGGCATGCTGAGCGACACCCAGCCGTGATGAATCCCGCGACCAGGATTGATCCACGGCTGAGGCTGTGCTCAGTCTTCGGTCCCGGCTACCCGCATCCGCGACCGGTATCCGGATGTCAAGACGGGCCGTCTTGGTGGTTGACATTGTCGGGCTGTTGGAGGATCGTTGCATCCGTGCGTTTCGCGTTCGAGCTTCTCGTAATCGAAAAGCGTGTCGACTGAGCATCACAGCTCACCTCGTCGACACGCTCCCTCGTCTGCCACCCGGCGGCGGGGGTTTTTTGTTGCATGAGCACGATCACGACGCACGTCGTCCAGCACAAGTCAGGAGAAAGAGATGGCTGAGGAGCGGTCAGACGCCACGCCCGCCGATGCGGGCCTGACCGGAGCGCAAGCACTGGTTCGTTCACTCGAGCGGGTCGGTGCCGACGTCGTATTCGGGATCCCCGGGGGAGCGATCCTCCCCGCCTACGACCCGTTGTACGACTCCGATGCTGTCCGGCACATCCTCGTCCGCCACGAGCAGGGCGCAGGACATGCCGCCGAGGGGTACGCCATGGTCACCGGCAAGGTCGGTGTCTGCATGGCCACCTCAGGCCCAGGGGCGACCAACCTGGTGACCGCGATCGCCGACGCGTATATGGATTCGGTTCCGATCGTGGCGATCACCGGGCAGGTGGCCTCCGGGTCGATCGGCACCGACGCCTTCCAGGAAGCCGACATCACCGGCATCACCATGCCGATCACCAAGCACAGCTTCCTGGTCAAGACCGCCGCCGACGTGCCGCACGCGATCGCGGCGGCGTTCCACATCGCGGCCACCGGACGGCCCGGTCCGGTGCTGGTCGACATCACCAAGGACGCGTTGCAGGGCACCGCACCCTTCCAGTGGCCCAAGCGGGTCGAGCTGCCGGGATACCGCCCGGTGACCAAGCCGCACGCCAAGCAGATCCGGGAGGCCGCCAAGCTGATCGCGGCCTCGGAACGCCCGGTGCTCTACGTCGGCGGCGGCACCGTCAAGGCGCACGCCGGCGAGCAACTGCGCCAGCTGGTCGAGGCGACCGGTATCCCGGTGATCACCACGCTGATGGCCCGGGGCGTCTTCCCCGACAGCCATCCGCTGAATTACGGGATGCCCGGGATGCACGGCACGGTGGCGGCGGTCGGTGCGCTGCAGCGCAGCGACCTGTTGATCTCGCTGGGCGCCCGGTTCGACGATCGGGTGACCGGTCAGTTGTCCAGCTTCGCCCCTGAGGCGAAGGTCATCCACGCCGACATCGACCCCGCCGAGATCAGCAAGAACCGGACGGCCGACGTGCCGATCGTCGGTGACTGTGCCGAAGTGATCACCGAGCTGACCTCGGCGTTGCAGACCACCCAGCTGCCGGACTTCCTGGGCTGGAAGGCATACCTGGACAGCCTGCAGAGCCGTTACCCGACAGGGTATGACGAGCCGGAGGACGGCTCGCTGTCTCCGCAGCACGTGATCAAGCGGATCGGTGAGCTGACCGGACCGGACGCCTACTACGTGACCGGCGTCGGTCAGCACCAGATGTGGTCGGCCCATTTCCTGCCCTTCGAGAAGCAGGGCCACTGGCTCAACTCCGGCGGTGCCGGGACGATGGGCTACGGCGTGCCGGCCGCGATGGGCGCCAAGGTCGGACAACCCGACTCGGTGGTCTGGTGCATCGACGGCGACGGCTGCTTCCAGATGACCAACCAGGAGCTCGTCACCTGCGCCCTGGAAGGGATCCCGGTCAAGATCGCGGTGATCAACAACCAGAGCCTGGGCATGGTCCGGCAGTGGCAGACGCTGTTCTATCAGGGCCGCTACTCCAACACCGACTTGAAGACCAATCGGGTCCCGGACTTCCAGAAGCTCGCCGAGGCGATGGGCTGTGTCGGGCTGCGTGCCGAGACGCCGGCCGACGTCGACTCCGTGATCGACAAGGCGCTCAGCATCAACGACGCCCCGGTGGTGGTCGAATTCGTCGTCCACAAGGACGCGATGGTGTGGCCGATGGTTCCTGCCGGGACCAGCAATGACGCGATCAAGATCGCCCGTGATCTTGCTCCGAACTGGGAAGGGGAAGAGCTGTGACCGCCCGTACCTTGTCGGTGCTCGTGGAGAACAAGCCCGGCGTCCTGGCTCGGATCTCCGGCCTGTTCTCCCGTCGCGGCTACAACATCGATTCGCTCGCCGTCGGACCCACCGAACATCCCGAGGTCTCCCGGATCACGATCGCGACCAGCGTCGACGACGCTGTCCTGGAGCAGCTCACCAAGCAGCTCAACAAGCTCGTCGAGGTGCTCAAGATCGTCGAGCTGGAGCCGGACTCGGTGCGCCGCGAACTGATCTTGGTCAAGGTCCGTGCGGATCAGTCGATCCGCGGTCAGGTGCTCGAGATCGTGCAACTCTTCAAGGCCAAATCGGTCGATGTCAGTGCCGACACGATCACCATTCAGGCCACCGGTAACCCGGACAAACTGAACTCGCTGCTGGAGATGCTGGAACCGTACGGCATCCGAGAGCTGGTCCAGTCCGGTCTGGTGGCGCTGGGACGCGGCAGTCGGTCGATCACCGATCGTGCGCCCAGGACCGAACGCAGCAAGGCCATCCGCGCGGTCTAGACCCACCGGTCTACGATGCGGCAGGGGAGTCGACCCGGGTCGACCCCACCGGCACCACCACAGAGCACCATCGAAATCAGGAGTTGGAAGACAAAGTGCCCGCAGAAATGTTCTACGACGATGACGCCGACCTGTCGATCATCCAAGGTCGCAACGTAGCCATCCTCGGCTTCGGCAGCCAGGGACACGCCCACGCGTTGTCGCTGCGTGACTCCGGCGTTGACGTCCGGGTCGGCCTGCCGGAGACCAGCAAGAGCCGCGCCAAGGCCGAGGCCCAGGGCCTGCGGGTCGTGACCCCGTTCGAGGCCTGTGAGGAAGCGGACCTGATCATGGTCCTCACTCCCGATCCGAGCCAGCGCAAGGTGTACGAGGAGGCCATCGCGCCGAACCTCGTCCCGGGTGATGCGCTGTTCTTCAGCCACGGCTTCAACATCCGCTACGACTACATCAAGCCCCCGGAGGGCGTCGACGTCTGCATGGTCGCTCCGAAGGGCCCGGGGCACCTGGTCCGTCGTGAGTACGCCGAGGGGCGCGGTGTCCCGGTGCTGGTCGCTGTCGAGCAGGACGGCACCGGCAAGGCCTGGGACGTCGCATTGTCCTACGCCAAGGGCATCGGGGGCCTGCGGGCCGGTGGCATCAAGACCACCTTCACCGAGGAGACCGAGACCGACCTGTTCGGTGAGCAGGCCGTGCTCTGCGGCGGCGCCAGCGCGCTGATCCAGGCCGGCTTCGAAACCCTCACCGATGCCGGCTACCAGCCGGAGGTCGCCTACTTCGAGTGCCTGCACGAGCTCAAGCTGATCGTCGACCTGATGTACGAGGGCGGCATCGCCAAACAGCGCTGGAGCATCTCCGACACCGCCGAGTACGGCGACTACGTGTCCGGACCGCGGGTCATCGACGATCACGTCAAGGAGTCGATGAAGGGCATCCTCGCCGACATCCAGGACGGCACCTTCGCCAAGCGGTTCATCGACGATCAGGATGCCGGTGCACCGGAGTTCAAGAAGTTCCGGGAGACCGCCGAGAAGCACCCGATCGAGAAGGTCGGCAAGGACCTCCGCGATCTGATGGCCTGGGTCAAGAGCCACGACGACGATTACGTCGAGGGCTCCGCCGCCCGCTGACCCCACCCACCCATAACCCGCCGACCCGTCACTTCCTCCCGCATTTTGCGGCGTGTCTGAGGAGGAAGTGACGGGTCGGCGGGGTTTGGGGCAGGGTTATCGGGATTCCTCGTGGATGCCGACCACCATGGTGCCGTCCTTGCGGATCCCGGTGGTGACCTCGTACAGGGTGTCACTGAACTTGCTCGACGAGCTGCTCAGCGTTGCGTCGTTGGCGCGGGTGCAGACACCGGACAGGCCGGTGGTGTCGAGTTGGGTCGGATGGCCGGACTGACACGTTCCGAAGGTCCGGTTGATGGCGGCCGAGGTCTTGGGCCGATCCTGTTTGGGCACGGCCACCACGGCGTCGAGGGTGAAGTCGTGGGTGGCTCGGTAGTGCGAGCTCAGCACCGTCGTGCTGGACGGGAGAGAGATGTCACCCCACCAGCGGATGTCTTCGACCGTGACGTCGTCGCAGTGATAGCCGGCGATGTCGTTGGTGCAGGTCGAACCGCGCTCGGTCTGGAAAGAGAAGTACGGAACTCCCCAGTCGCCGGCGTAGCGACTCAAGATCACGAACGGGATCGCCGCCAACACGATCATCACGCCGATCCCGATCAGGATCCGACGCCCCCGATGTCTCCGCTGCCGTGCCACCCCCGCAGCATGCCATGATCGCGGCCCGGAGTGCACGCTCGACATCCGTCATCGGGGAGCACGATCAGCTCGATGAACTCCCGAGCTTGTCGAAACGGCAGCGGCCGCACTCGGGATCGGCACGATCCTTCGCCCGGCCGCAGCGCTCCGTTCAGCGCTTGACGGCGATGATCACCGAGGTGTCGGCGGCAACCATCACATCGACGCTGGTGAAGCGATCGTCGGTCAGCCATTCCTGTCGGAGTTGATCAACGCGGCCGGAGTCCATCGGCGGCCAGCTGCTGGACGGGGTGAAGTCGTCGAGCACGATCATGCCGCCGGTCTCCAGCATGTCCACGATCTGTTCGCGGGGGGAGTGCCGGGCGCTCTCGGCATCGATGAAGATCAACGAGAACGGCGCATGCTCGGCCAGGGTCGACCAGTCGGCATGCATCACGTCGATGTCATCGCCGGCAAACATCTCCATCACGCCGTGTGCCAGCTCGGGATCGAGCTCCGCGGTCAGCACCCGGGTGGATTTCGGGGCGCCGGTCCGCAGCCACGCTGCCCCGACTCCGCAGCCGGTCCCACACTCGGCCATCGTTCCTGTCCGGGTCGCGGCCAGGGTCGCGAGCAGCCGTCCCGTCTCGGTGCGCGATGCCATCACGTACCCGTGTTGCAGGGACATCTTCAGGGCACGGGTGACGATCTCGGGAAGGTTGGGTGGAGCGCTCACGGAACCAGTCTGGCATCGTCGGCGAATGCAGTCCAGGATACGAGACTCTGGTCCCACGATATGGCGGACAATTACTTGGACGTCCTAGTATCTCGGTTGTCAGCTTACCGTTTCGAGTGGGAATCGCGGCCATGTACGACTTGTATCCCGATAGTTGGGCCGGTGACGACGATCGTCGTCACCGGACCGTGGTCGAGCGCCCGCGGCGCCGTCCGCGTCGCAGCCATGCCACCGAGCCGGAGATCATTCGTGTACGCGAGGGGCATCGGCCGACCGAGCGTTGATCGCCTCCGCATGAGTGCACCGCACCAGGAGGACGTCCCATGACCATGCAGGCTCCGACGAGTCGTCCGAACATCGTCTACCTGCATTCGCACGACACCGGCCGGTACGTCGCACCCTACGGGCACGCGATGCCGACCCCGAACATCCAGCGACTCGCCGAGCAGGGGACCCTCTTCCGGCGAGCGTTCTCGGCCGCACCGACCTGTTCGCCGTCTCGGGCGGCTCTGTTCACCGGCAGCCACCCTCATCAGAACGGGATGCTCGGGCTGACCCACCGAGGCTTCGAGCTGAACGACGGAACCCAGCATCTGGTCGGGCTGCTGGGCGGAGCGGGTTACCGGACCGTGCTGGCGGGGTTGCAGCACATCTCCACCGACGTCGACCGGATCGGATACGACGAGGTCAGCACGGTGCAGAGTCATCGGGTCGAACACGTCGCGCCGGCAGCCGTGGATTTCGTCGATCGTGGCCTGTCCGAGCCGTTCTTCCTGGATGTCGGGTTCTTCGAGACCCACCGCCCCTTCCCGGCGCCGGACGGGGAGAATCCCGACTTTCTCGCGCCGCCGGTGCCGTTGCCCGACACCTCAGAGGTACGTACCGACATGGCCGGCTACCGCAGGAGTGTGCGCACCCTCGACGAGGGCATCGGTGCGGTACTGGATGCCTTGGAGGCCAACGGGCTGAGCGAACGGACCCTGGTGATCTGCACTACCGATCACGGCATCGCCTTCCCGCAGATGAAATGCAATCTGACCGATGCCGGGATCGGCGTGATGCTGATCATGCGTGGTCCCGGTGGCTTCACCGGAGGTGGTGTGGTCGACGCGATGGTGTCCCAGATCGACCTGCTGCCGACAGTTTGTGATCTTGCCGGCATCGAGCCGCCGGTCGGGCTGGCCGGCCACCCGCTGGGCCCGCTCGTCCGCGGTGAGACCGACGGCGTACACGACGAGATCTTCGCCGAGGTCAGCTATCACGCCGCGTACGAGCCGCAGCGCTGTGTCCGGACCGACCGGTGGAAGTACATCCGACGCTTCGACCATCGGGCCAGCCGGGTCTACCCCAACTGTGACGCCGGCCCCAGTAAAGCCCTTCTGGAGAAGGAGGGTTGGGACCAGCAGCCGCGCCCCGACGAGATGCTGTACGACCTGGTCTTCGATCCGAACGAGACCAACAACGTGATCGACGAACCGTACGCCGCAGCTCAGGCGACCGACCTGCGAGCCCGCCTGGACCGGTGGATGCAGGACACCGCCGACCCGTTGCTGCACGGCCCGGTCCCGGCTCCCGCCGGCGCCAAGATCGACAGCGCAGACAAGACCACATGAGGCCCAGACAAGTCCACAGGACAGCCGCGGAGACCGTCGAGCCTCGACTCGTGCGGAGAGTGGGTCGGGTCGTCCAGTCGCGGGCCGTGGTCGCCACGGCCGCGGCCCCGACGAGATCGAATCGCCGAGCGAGCCGGCGCGGCATGCGCCAGCGGTCGCGGACCCGCGGCGAGTCTCGCGAGCTGCCAAACGAGCGCGAATCGCAACCCCAGAACGCAACTCGCGGCACCCGACCGAGCCGGGAGGGCCCGGGACCGAGTCGGGGTGTGGCGGGCGTAAAGCGTATTCCGGGCGAGCCTGCGAGCCCGGAATCGCCCCGGGCGGGACTCGGTCCCGGGCCCTCCCGGCATCCACCGACCGGATTGCGAATCCAGCCCTTCGACAAGCTCAGGGCTCGGAGGTCCGCGCCGAGGTCAGACGGCGGATGCGATCGCGTCGCCGATGGCAGAGGTCGACCGCGACTCACCCGGAGTGCGACGCGAAATGTCTGCCAGGACGGCTTTTTCGACGCGGGCGGCTTGTTCGGCCATCCCCAGATGATCAAGCAACAGACCGACCGACAGGATCGTCGCGGTCGGATCGGCGACGCCCTTGCCGGCGATGTCGGGGGCGGAACCGTGCACCGGCTCGAACATCGACGGGTAGGCACCGGACGGGTTGATGTTGCCGCTGGCGGCCAGCCCGA
Protein-coding sequences here:
- a CDS encoding sulfatase family protein, which gives rise to MTMQAPTSRPNIVYLHSHDTGRYVAPYGHAMPTPNIQRLAEQGTLFRRAFSAAPTCSPSRAALFTGSHPHQNGMLGLTHRGFELNDGTQHLVGLLGGAGYRTVLAGLQHISTDVDRIGYDEVSTVQSHRVEHVAPAAVDFVDRGLSEPFFLDVGFFETHRPFPAPDGENPDFLAPPVPLPDTSEVRTDMAGYRRSVRTLDEGIGAVLDALEANGLSERTLVICTTDHGIAFPQMKCNLTDAGIGVMLIMRGPGGFTGGGVVDAMVSQIDLLPTVCDLAGIEPPVGLAGHPLGPLVRGETDGVHDEIFAEVSYHAAYEPQRCVRTDRWKYIRRFDHRASRVYPNCDAGPSKALLEKEGWDQQPRPDEMLYDLVFDPNETNNVIDEPYAAAQATDLRARLDRWMQDTADPLLHGPVPAPAGAKIDSADKTT